CGAGGACGAGGACCTCCTGACCGAGGAGGAAGCCGTCGACGAGGACGAAGGTAGCGAACCCGCCGGCGACGAGGACGTCGCCGAGGGTGAGTCCGTCGAGGGCGAAGCCGAGCGCGCCGCCGAGGGCGAACTCGACGACGTCGCCGGCGGCAAAGAGGACAGCGAGGAATAATGAGCGATCACGAACGCACCTTCGTGATGGTCAAGCCCGACGCGTTCGCGCGCGGGATCGTCGGCGAAGTTATCTCGCGACTCGAGGGCCGCGGGCTGAAGCTCGTCGGCATCAAAGTCGAGAACATGCCCCGCGAGCGGGCCGAAGAACACTACGGCGAGCACGAGGACAAGCCGTTCTACGACGACCTCGTGGACTTCATCACCTCGGGCCCGGTCGTCCCGATGGTCTGGGAAGGCCAGGACGCGACCCATCAGGTCCGCCAGATGATCGGCGAGACTGATCCGCTCGAGGCCGAACCGGGTACGATCCGCGGCGACTACGCGCTCGACCTCGGTCGAAACGTCGTTCACGCGGCCGACCACGAGGACGAGGGCGCTAACGAGCGAGAGATCTCGATCCACTTCGACGACGACGAGCTGATCGATTACGATCAGCACGACGCCGAGTGGCTCTACGAGTAACGCGACGACGTAGCAAATCCAGCTGTCGATCACGGTTGCGACGGTCGTCGCTGTAACCGACGGTAACCTTTTTCTGTCGTATCACCGTTCCACTAGGAGTGAAATAGCTGCTATCGGTGACTTCAGGCCCCCTCTTGGGTCACTCTCCTGTGTAGTACAGTTCACATGTATCATTTCAGGTAGACGCAACATCTAATGTGTCTGCTGCAGTAGAAGGTACTGGTGGTTTCGAATGGTAACCAACGGTAGGTGGTTCGCGGATGCGTGAACGGGAGCGAGGGTCAAAACCGATTACTGACAGGACGGCTCCGTCGCTAGACCTCGTTTTCGACCTTCTCTCGAACCGTCAACGGCGATACGTGCTGTATTACCTGTACGAACAACCCGACGGCGTTGCGACCGTCGACGAGCTGACAGACCACGTCGTCGCGCTCGAACACCGGACGGCGAGTTCGGAGGGCGAGGATGCGTCGGACGTCCACCGGGAGACGATACGGACGGAACTGCAACACGTCCATCTCCCGAAGCTCGCCGACGCCGGGATGGTCGAACACGACCAGCGAAGCGATACCGTCCGATACTGGAGCCAACCGTCCCTCGAGGAGTGGCTGGAACACGCCCATCACAAGGAAATTTCGCACTCCTGACACCGGCACCCGGTAATACCGGGACGGTTGTTGTAACAGGCGCCGCTGAAAGGTTTAAGACGCGGTTCGTGGTGGAACCAGCCACGGGGCGACAGATTAGCCGACTGCAACGTGGCGCCCCATGAGGCGTGGTATCATTTCACTCCTCAAAGCTTAACATGAGAGCTACCGATACAAACGGTACGAGGTGTACTTATGACTGATCACGAACTTCCACCACTTCCATACGATTACGACGCGCTAGAACCGGCAATTTCCGAACAGGTCGTAACCTGGCATCACGATACGCACCACCAGGGGTACGTCAACGGCCTGAACAGCGCCGAAGAGGAACTCGCCGAGAACCGCGAGTCGGGCGAATTCGACTCGACGCCTGCGGCGATGGAGAACGTCACCCACAACGGCTGTGGACACTACCTCCACACGCTGTTCTGGGAGAACATGTCGTCCGACGGTGGCGGCGAACCCGAGGGCGACCTCGCCGACCGCATCGAAGAGGACTTCGGCTC
This DNA window, taken from Natronococcus sp. CG52, encodes the following:
- a CDS encoding DUF7344 domain-containing protein; protein product: MRERERGSKPITDRTAPSLDLVFDLLSNRQRRYVLYYLYEQPDGVATVDELTDHVVALEHRTASSEGEDASDVHRETIRTELQHVHLPKLADAGMVEHDQRSDTVRYWSQPSLEEWLEHAHHKEISHS
- the sod gene encoding superoxide dismutase, whose protein sequence is MTDHELPPLPYDYDALEPAISEQVVTWHHDTHHQGYVNGLNSAEEELAENRESGEFDSTPAAMENVTHNGCGHYLHTLFWENMSSDGGGEPEGDLADRIEEDFGSYEAWKGEFEAAAGAAGGWALLVYDPVAKQLRNLKVDRHDLHALWGAHPILACDVWEHSYYYDYGPDRGSFIEAFFDVVNWDKAADEYQTCLDHFE
- the ndk gene encoding nucleoside-diphosphate kinase, which encodes MSDHERTFVMVKPDAFARGIVGEVISRLEGRGLKLVGIKVENMPRERAEEHYGEHEDKPFYDDLVDFITSGPVVPMVWEGQDATHQVRQMIGETDPLEAEPGTIRGDYALDLGRNVVHAADHEDEGANEREISIHFDDDELIDYDQHDAEWLYE